The following coding sequences lie in one Sporocytophaga myxococcoides DSM 11118 genomic window:
- a CDS encoding T9SS type A sorting domain-containing protein yields the protein MNTYVNILKFILTFIFLICFKFNGTCNGKVLFPKGINAAPTNITISSTSVTELNFPGVFVGKLTATDTDPNDKHSFVLATGGTDNNSFMIRNDSLFGREVFTYRRKPTYSIIIEANDGTNTFKKTFTISVAAIPAKAGYSGYNDTTNLRLKVINYGTSNLIYMGVYYPEKYYTNPELKWPVIVQFGGLGEMAGETGTSAKIWSFGPMKDVYNKKEFNYIIVCPIAKNSWDPVTRSETFNWINENIYSDSRIDRNRIFTTGISNGAPDAPMRVEVDGKIPVAGIIALAPRVNSSVCPSWGELNKTALWAMTRYDDARGNATSNYTSAINQPGRDADTRVTIFSGSSHNIWNYIYNGGTQQGLQPDFPNNSLYPDPVSFPPLGNIYNYMDQIRRTDIAQPPTEPMNFEVSLAGIYVNLSWNDFATNEKTLRIRRKREGGEFTDIYSGAPITSYTDKKAIPGNKYYYQVRYENSPEVSSWTPLKSIFIPENNIPRTANNILLTGNTVFEENTIGVVGKLEDNAYPQAIYSVVDNSNFVIQNDSLLVLINPYDYEINKEIKVVVRANNSVGYYDETYTIRFTDVPETPYDDKIVQIHLVHTATGLTQTYTTKGNLFNLLRFANSTATKFTNSKPLICKDGKTTSPVNITVFKSATEGFTYSSGTADGKVAGNNSGVVPDIVLKNFLSSKITETGVIQLSGLSASKKYTIKTLSNGKYVVNCTSCIVDVSVQDNLKKQFYSPDISSFLVWNNVAPDASGIISVKVNAGDSLSVGVLNAITVQEEIYSIALSNSSIEGYAAGLLGTLSTTLPEASFSIAENPNLILIGNQLYVVNPYDYTVTKSDVIKVKASNGSENVEFSFTITITDPLVLGSTNQVSIQDLVVFPNPASSYVTIESEMLKVETPTFKVRNILGSNIDALFIRNSDGKYFFDVSTLDAGVYWIEALIQGKIYHKSLIVTK from the coding sequence ATGAATACATACGTTAATATTTTAAAATTCATTTTGACTTTTATCTTTTTAATCTGCTTTAAGTTTAATGGCACTTGTAATGGTAAGGTTTTATTTCCTAAAGGTATTAATGCAGCTCCAACAAATATTACAATAAGTTCAACTAGTGTTACAGAACTTAATTTCCCAGGCGTTTTTGTTGGAAAACTAACAGCTACAGATACAGATCCAAATGATAAACATTCTTTTGTATTGGCAACAGGAGGGACGGATAACAATAGCTTTATGATCCGAAACGATTCGCTTTTTGGTCGTGAGGTTTTTACATATAGGAGGAAACCAACTTATAGTATTATTATCGAAGCAAACGACGGGACAAATACCTTTAAGAAAACATTTACTATTTCTGTTGCAGCGATTCCTGCTAAGGCTGGATATAGTGGTTATAACGATACAACAAATCTAAGACTCAAGGTGATTAATTATGGCACCAGCAATCTGATTTATATGGGAGTATATTATCCCGAAAAATATTATACCAATCCGGAATTAAAATGGCCGGTTATAGTGCAGTTTGGCGGATTGGGAGAAATGGCCGGAGAAACCGGAACTTCAGCAAAAATATGGTCCTTCGGCCCAATGAAGGATGTTTATAATAAAAAGGAATTTAATTACATAATCGTCTGTCCAATAGCAAAGAATAGCTGGGATCCGGTTACAAGGAGTGAAACCTTTAATTGGATAAATGAAAACATTTACAGCGATTCAAGGATAGACAGGAATAGAATCTTCACAACTGGTATCTCTAATGGAGCTCCTGATGCTCCCATGAGGGTTGAAGTGGATGGAAAGATACCTGTTGCCGGAATCATAGCATTAGCACCAAGAGTAAATTCAAGTGTATGTCCAAGTTGGGGAGAGCTTAATAAAACAGCTCTCTGGGCTATGACGCGATATGATGATGCAAGAGGAAATGCCACTTCGAATTATACATCTGCTATAAATCAGCCTGGCAGAGATGCGGATACGAGAGTAACAATTTTTTCAGGTTCAAGCCACAATATCTGGAATTATATATATAATGGTGGAACTCAACAAGGCCTGCAACCAGATTTTCCTAACAATTCCCTTTATCCTGATCCTGTATCTTTTCCCCCATTAGGAAATATATACAATTACATGGACCAGATAAGAAGGACAGACATAGCTCAACCTCCTACAGAGCCTATGAATTTTGAAGTTTCTTTAGCCGGTATTTATGTTAATCTAAGCTGGAATGATTTTGCAACCAATGAAAAAACTTTAAGGATAAGAAGAAAAAGAGAAGGCGGTGAATTTACAGATATATATTCAGGAGCCCCAATTACTTCTTATACAGACAAAAAAGCCATTCCGGGAAATAAATATTACTATCAGGTAAGATATGAGAACAGCCCTGAAGTATCAAGCTGGACTCCTTTAAAAAGCATCTTTATTCCTGAGAATAATATTCCTCGTACGGCCAATAATATCCTTCTTACTGGTAACACAGTTTTTGAAGAGAATACAATTGGTGTCGTCGGTAAGCTTGAAGATAATGCCTATCCTCAAGCAATTTATTCTGTGGTAGATAATTCGAATTTTGTTATTCAGAATGATAGTTTGCTGGTTTTGATAAACCCTTATGATTATGAAATCAATAAAGAAATAAAGGTTGTAGTACGTGCAAATAATTCTGTTGGATATTATGATGAAACATATACCATTAGATTTACAGATGTTCCTGAGACACCTTACGATGATAAGATTGTTCAGATTCATCTGGTTCATACCGCAACAGGATTAACTCAAACTTATACTACCAAAGGTAATTTGTTCAACCTTCTTAGATTCGCTAATTCAACGGCTACAAAATTCACTAATTCCAAGCCTTTAATTTGCAAAGATGGCAAAACTACTTCACCTGTAAACATAACCGTTTTTAAATCTGCAACGGAAGGATTTACCTACAGTTCAGGAACGGCTGACGGAAAGGTTGCGGGCAATAATTCCGGTGTTGTTCCGGATATAGTATTAAAGAATTTTCTTAGTTCTAAGATAACAGAGACTGGAGTAATTCAATTATCAGGACTTTCTGCATCTAAAAAATATACAATTAAAACTCTTTCGAATGGAAAGTACGTTGTCAATTGTACTTCCTGCATAGTTGATGTTTCTGTTCAGGATAATTTAAAAAAGCAGTTTTATTCACCTGATATATCATCTTTTTTGGTTTGGAACAATGTAGCTCCGGATGCTTCAGGAATCATTTCAGTTAAAGTCAATGCAGGAGATTCATTGTCGGTAGGAGTTCTTAATGCCATTACTGTTCAGGAAGAAATTTATTCAATCGCTCTCAGCAATTCAAGTATTGAAGGATATGCAGCAGGATTACTGGGGACATTAAGTACTACTTTACCTGAAGCTAGTTTTAGTATAGCAGAAAATCCTAATTTAATACTTATTGGCAACCAGCTGTATGTAGTAAATCCTTACGACTACACAGTCACTAAATCAGATGTGATAAAAGTAAAGGCGTCAAATGGTAGTGAAAATGTTGAGTTTTCATTTACTATTACAATTACAGATCCACTTGTGTTAGGTAGTACTAATCAAGTCTCTATCCAGGATTTGGTGGTATTTCCAAACCCTGCATCTTCGTATGTGACGATTGAATCTGAGATGTTAAAAGTAGAAACTCCGACGTTTAAAGTAAGAAATATTTTGGGTAGCAACATTGATGCTTTGTTTATTAGAAATAGTGATGGTAAATATTTCTTTGATGTTTCTACTCTGGATGCAGGAGTTTATTGGATAGAGGCATTAATTCAAGGAAAGATTTATCATAAATCACTTATAGTAACAAAGTAG
- a CDS encoding T9SS type A sorting domain-containing protein, which yields MKRILPGNSLLFLTLTLIINVIVQFKAYSQFPFIQRKTWDGPYDIKMIAAPNLEAVYLDPTQAALSKIKADSVIKHSTMLMSGKRLDINNAYKEGTPFVKLSGLTKQAVQCPDINAPCTVGLPTQSPTTSCPVRYGSPSKLPDVFVSMTYADYDNDLTTYSSSMAELEMSPCSEIEAAYLYWTGSLKGSNDNITLYTPTKSYNGSGDVFQTNSSTYPTVKFKIPGGNYVNVTASAPNVRIDAKRYLCVADVTNLVQGVGSGQFWVGNIQSYPNESSGGSCSGWVLTVVFRSPLSPPRLISLWDGLQSVDKGDSQNFVLSGLQAPATNNFKSYVGFAVLDGENLAAQIGKVAPEGLGFQTNSGGTNFDINPYKTDQPLYKLWTDNGYPANSNGSDNKDACNNPLFDANWASVYDGISSSHISSYSEKNGKNGNEIIRLPSNPNTLGLDAHHIKLPDGAVAPGATQATLTVNAGPQGGTNPFLAYIAIERLQPKLTMAKSADKNSTGLSTDITYLLRIKNEGNDKSLGGDIIYDTLDIATDFIVGSLLSTSYVNGIATSPAGVSLLSSAGNRLRISVTQSIKSGDSIDISFKVRVKDYASDLNLWDVQCKRSITNTAYIDYKTISSGVLQSKSNANDCGIGSETKVLIFDTQLGNSLVKKLGPFDASAYMTEEVIKHLRLALINAGVNTADIMDYDLRDEFYNRLKTGETFDASPAGLKFYAVRDYATSGNCQEIYEISYSFSILPVTFLSFKGQHENGRNVLSWSTLNEINNDRFIIERSINGREFEAVGVVKGSGNTSSISEYYFSDIEVNENVYYYRIKQVDVNGMFMLSSVIQIENNVPQWQIFPNPNNGKFFVKFLSKSFDHMEISDATGKIIQMLDSSSPSEISIDGVESGIYFARFYTTNAVYVKKIIVY from the coding sequence ATGAAAAGAATTTTGCCAGGTAATTCTTTATTGTTTTTGACTCTGACTTTGATAATAAATGTCATTGTTCAGTTCAAAGCCTATTCACAGTTTCCTTTTATTCAAAGGAAAACATGGGATGGTCCATATGATATAAAAATGATAGCAGCTCCCAACCTTGAAGCTGTATACCTGGATCCTACTCAGGCAGCTTTAAGTAAAATCAAGGCAGACAGTGTTATAAAACATTCAACAATGTTAATGTCCGGCAAAAGGTTGGATATTAATAATGCATATAAAGAAGGTACTCCATTTGTTAAATTGTCCGGCCTTACAAAGCAAGCGGTTCAATGCCCTGATATAAACGCTCCTTGTACGGTTGGCTTGCCTACACAAAGCCCTACTACTTCATGCCCTGTAAGATATGGAAGTCCTTCTAAATTGCCTGATGTATTTGTCAGCATGACCTATGCTGATTACGATAACGATCTCACGACTTATAGTTCTTCTATGGCAGAACTTGAAATGTCTCCTTGTTCAGAGATTGAAGCCGCATACCTTTATTGGACCGGAAGTTTGAAAGGATCTAATGATAATATAACATTATATACGCCAACTAAAAGTTATAACGGATCAGGTGATGTCTTTCAAACAAACTCATCGACTTATCCTACAGTTAAATTCAAAATTCCAGGTGGTAATTATGTAAATGTTACAGCTTCTGCACCAAATGTGAGGATTGATGCAAAAAGATACTTATGCGTAGCAGATGTTACTAATCTTGTACAGGGTGTGGGAAGCGGACAGTTTTGGGTTGGAAATATTCAGTCTTATCCAAATGAAAGTTCTGGAGGCTCATGCAGCGGGTGGGTCTTGACTGTTGTTTTCAGATCACCTTTAAGTCCACCGAGATTAATATCATTGTGGGATGGATTACAGAGTGTTGATAAAGGTGATTCTCAAAACTTTGTTTTATCAGGATTACAGGCTCCTGCTACAAATAATTTTAAATCTTATGTTGGCTTTGCCGTTCTGGATGGTGAAAATCTTGCCGCTCAGATAGGTAAGGTAGCCCCTGAAGGCCTTGGCTTTCAAACCAATAGCGGTGGTACTAATTTTGATATTAACCCATATAAAACAGATCAGCCTTTATATAAACTATGGACTGATAACGGGTATCCTGCGAACAGTAATGGCTCTGACAATAAAGATGCGTGCAATAACCCATTGTTTGATGCCAACTGGGCTTCTGTATATGATGGTATATCAAGTTCTCATATCAGCAGCTATAGTGAAAAAAATGGGAAGAATGGAAATGAAATAATAAGATTGCCATCAAACCCCAATACATTAGGATTAGATGCTCATCACATCAAACTGCCGGATGGAGCAGTTGCCCCAGGTGCTACTCAGGCCACTCTAACAGTAAATGCAGGACCTCAGGGGGGAACGAATCCCTTTCTTGCCTATATTGCAATAGAACGTTTGCAACCAAAGCTTACAATGGCTAAATCAGCTGACAAAAATTCAACGGGTTTGAGTACTGATATCACCTATTTGTTAAGAATCAAAAATGAAGGTAACGACAAATCTTTAGGTGGAGATATTATTTATGATACCCTTGATATAGCTACTGACTTTATTGTAGGATCACTTTTGTCAACATCTTATGTAAATGGGATAGCAACAAGCCCTGCAGGAGTCAGCTTATTATCTTCTGCAGGTAATAGGTTAAGGATTTCTGTGACTCAAAGTATTAAATCAGGTGATTCAATAGATATAAGCTTTAAAGTACGTGTAAAAGACTATGCATCAGATTTAAATTTATGGGATGTACAATGTAAAAGATCAATTACCAATACCGCGTACATTGATTATAAAACAATAAGTTCAGGGGTGTTGCAAAGTAAAAGCAATGCAAACGATTGTGGTATAGGATCAGAGACAAAAGTGTTGATATTTGATACCCAGCTTGGTAATTCACTGGTGAAGAAACTTGGACCTTTTGATGCATCAGCATATATGACTGAAGAAGTTATCAAACATTTAAGGTTAGCTTTAATTAATGCAGGTGTAAATACTGCGGATATAATGGATTATGATTTAAGAGATGAGTTTTACAATAGACTAAAAACAGGGGAGACATTTGATGCATCACCAGCAGGACTTAAGTTTTATGCTGTTCGCGATTACGCTACCTCAGGTAATTGTCAAGAGATTTATGAGATAAGCTACTCGTTCAGTATACTGCCAGTTACCTTCCTGTCATTTAAGGGACAACATGAAAATGGAAGAAACGTTCTTTCCTGGTCTACTTTGAATGAAATTAACAACGATCGTTTTATAATTGAAAGGAGCATTAACGGCAGGGAGTTTGAAGCAGTTGGAGTCGTTAAGGGCAGTGGCAATACTTCTTCTATAAGTGAATATTATTTTTCAGATATTGAAGTTAATGAGAATGTATATTATTACAGAATTAAACAGGTTGATGTCAATGGCATGTTTATGCTCAGTTCTGTTATTCAAATTGAAAACAATGTTCCACAATGGCAGATATTTCCCAACCCTAATAATGGTAAGTTCTTTGTGAAATTTTTATCAAAGTCTTTCGACCATATGGAAATATCAGACGCAACTGGAAAAATAATTCAGATGCTCGATTCATCAAGTCCTTCAGAGATTTCAATAGACGGTGTTGAAAGTGGAATATACTTTGCAAGGTTTTATACAACTAACGCAGTATATGTAAAGAAAATCATAGTCTATTAA
- a CDS encoding aldo/keto reductase: MTSNLNSTFSIGGDLSINRMGFGAMRITGEGIWGPPADKNEAIKVLKRSVELGINFIDTADSYGPNVSEELIAEALFPYPKDLIIATKGGLTRTGPNQWPVNSHPDHLKRALEGSLKRLKLDKIDLYQLHRIDPSVPFEESLKFLKNAQNEGLIRHIGLSEVNLEEIKKAQQHVKIVSVQNKYSVDNRKWENELKYCQQNNIAFIPWYPLNAGSVNTLEELNKIGAKYNASAHQIALAWLLQHSPNILLIPGTSKVKHLEENYKAGSIKLTEEDIYLLDNIG; encoded by the coding sequence ATGACTTCTAATTTAAATTCTACTTTCTCCATAGGAGGAGATCTGTCTATCAATAGGATGGGCTTTGGTGCCATGAGGATTACTGGTGAAGGAATTTGGGGCCCTCCGGCTGATAAAAATGAAGCGATAAAGGTTTTAAAGAGATCCGTTGAATTAGGTATCAATTTTATAGATACAGCAGATAGTTATGGCCCAAATGTATCGGAGGAGTTAATTGCAGAAGCATTATTCCCATACCCAAAGGACTTAATTATTGCAACCAAGGGGGGCTTAACCAGAACTGGTCCTAATCAATGGCCCGTTAATTCTCATCCGGATCACCTGAAAAGAGCATTGGAAGGGAGCTTGAAGCGGTTGAAGCTTGATAAAATAGATCTATATCAACTTCACAGAATTGATCCCTCTGTGCCTTTTGAAGAAAGTTTGAAATTTCTAAAGAATGCTCAGAATGAAGGACTAATCAGACATATTGGTTTGTCAGAAGTCAATCTCGAGGAAATAAAGAAGGCTCAACAGCATGTAAAGATTGTTTCAGTTCAAAATAAATATAGTGTAGACAATCGTAAGTGGGAAAATGAATTAAAATATTGTCAACAAAATAACATTGCTTTTATTCCATGGTATCCTCTAAATGCCGGGAGTGTTAATACATTAGAAGAGTTAAATAAAATTGGAGCTAAATATAATGCCAGTGCACACCAGATAGCTCTTGCATGGTTGCTTCAGCATTCACCAAATATATTGCTGATACCGGGAACATCAAAAGTTAAACACCTGGAAGAAAATTACAAGGCAGGGTCCATTAAGCTTACTGAAGAAGATATATATTTACTGGACAATATTGGATAG
- a CDS encoding ELWxxDGT repeat protein: MDLPLLLTLQSLLISKVPCFFTAATSDKGIELWKSNGTKNGTVLLKDINSGIASSEPTDIKVIENLVYFSAYKSAISRELWITDGTPNGTKLLKDINEGSGSSRPTGFTLIGDKVYFKATTKDEGTELWRSDGTSAGTVLVIDINPGIASSNPSVLKFSFGDLYFTANDGTHGNELWKMDAITEVSSLVIDINPGAASSDPAYFVKLNQVMYFRANDGVNGSELWKTNGNAAGTVLVKDINPGNASSTPDQMKVWGDTIYFRATTPDFGTELWKSNGTSAGTTLLKDINPGIASSTPSFLTIFNNALYFRAETAVQGAEIWTSNGNAEGTLLLDDISQGAGSSNPQDFVVSNDDLFFSATNPDFGRELWSVKVLSSARTSANTTPVETISAVLAPNILNNGSEVNIIFNEDASAAKVDILDITGNIVNSFETTSGTFQFNGNNLNSGLYVYQIKTNGNIIGKGKLVIAQ; this comes from the coding sequence ATGGATTTACCCCTACTATTGACGCTCCAAAGCTTGTTAATTTCAAAGGTACCTTGCTTTTTTACTGCAGCCACTAGTGACAAAGGTATCGAACTATGGAAAAGCAACGGAACCAAAAACGGAACTGTTCTTTTGAAAGATATCAATTCAGGTATTGCTTCTTCTGAACCAACAGATATAAAAGTAATAGAGAATTTAGTTTATTTTTCTGCCTATAAAAGTGCTATCAGTCGTGAATTATGGATTACTGACGGCACACCAAATGGAACTAAATTATTAAAAGATATCAACGAAGGATCAGGATCTTCAAGACCAACTGGCTTTACTCTTATCGGTGATAAAGTTTATTTCAAGGCCACAACAAAAGACGAAGGAACTGAGCTATGGAGATCAGACGGGACAAGTGCAGGAACAGTGCTCGTTATCGATATAAATCCTGGTATTGCTTCTTCTAATCCTTCAGTATTAAAATTTTCATTCGGAGATTTATACTTTACTGCAAATGACGGAACTCATGGAAATGAACTTTGGAAAATGGATGCTATTACAGAAGTTTCATCACTAGTAATAGACATCAATCCAGGTGCAGCCTCTTCAGATCCAGCATATTTTGTTAAACTTAATCAGGTAATGTATTTCAGAGCGAATGATGGTGTAAATGGATCTGAGCTTTGGAAAACAAATGGCAATGCTGCAGGAACAGTATTAGTAAAAGACATCAATCCTGGAAATGCTTCCTCAACACCTGACCAGATGAAAGTTTGGGGTGATACAATTTATTTCAGAGCTACAACTCCTGATTTCGGAACAGAACTTTGGAAATCAAATGGTACTAGTGCTGGAACAACTTTGTTAAAAGATATCAATCCAGGTATAGCTTCAAGTACACCTTCTTTCTTAACTATCTTTAATAATGCATTATACTTCAGAGCTGAGACTGCAGTTCAAGGTGCTGAAATATGGACTAGCAATGGAAATGCAGAAGGTACTTTGCTTCTTGATGATATCAGCCAAGGCGCAGGTTCATCAAATCCTCAAGATTTTGTTGTATCCAACGATGATCTATTCTTCTCTGCAACTAATCCAGATTTCGGAAGAGAACTTTGGAGTGTTAAAGTATTGTCTTCTGCAAGAACGTCAGCTAATACAACTCCTGTTGAAACAATTAGCGCAGTGTTGGCTCCAAACATTTTAAATAATGGAAGCGAAGTTAATATCATCTTCAACGAAGATGCTTCTGCTGCTAAAGTAGATATTCTGGACATTACAGGTAATATAGTAAATTCATTCGAGACAACATCTGGAACATTCCAGTTTAATGGTAACAATCTTAACAGTGGATTGTATGTTTACCAGATTAAAACTAATGGAAATATAATTGGAAAAGGAAAGCTTGTAATAGCTCAATAA
- a CDS encoding amino acid permease, which produces MGRVGNKESHGKGKIGAFSLWAIGVSLVISGESFGWNIGWSYTGPYIFLIPFSISALLYFALVNCLVELACVYPMAVGPHIYVKNAFGKSWGEFISLALLIEFLFATPAIANSIGEYLGFLNNNLDHSPYIATCFLTFFCLINLFDLSLSVLFAVILTMLALVELMIYQFGVIPYFNISNLIKNNYGSANLLSISRALPFAIWMFLAIEGLSLFTSKVRQDNFRKHISLGYFMSFWTLLVLAVLILLLAGAGVRWSDESWSIISKDSHPMPASLSMIIPPNSGLVKVFTFIGLFGLIASLQGVSLAATMQLEHFFKGTSLKDKQKRLLATVLIYCICLIAVWGSQTSFLIELSVLGAVSMYFAISLSLLRLRSLGESNSQSILEGKSVESNLNYTHNDFNKTKSTMFALIALLISFACIIILSYNLPIAAGLFFILIIIFGIKYFNAKVNKIEV; this is translated from the coding sequence ATGGGGAGAGTTGGCAATAAAGAATCTCATGGGAAAGGTAAAATTGGAGCTTTTTCTCTATGGGCAATTGGCGTTAGTCTTGTAATATCAGGAGAGTCATTTGGATGGAATATTGGATGGAGTTATACCGGTCCATATATCTTTCTTATTCCGTTCTCTATTTCAGCGCTTTTGTATTTTGCTCTGGTGAATTGTCTGGTCGAACTCGCCTGTGTTTATCCTATGGCAGTCGGCCCACATATTTATGTTAAAAATGCTTTTGGAAAATCCTGGGGAGAATTCATCTCACTGGCCTTGCTTATAGAATTTTTATTCGCTACCCCTGCAATTGCTAATTCAATAGGAGAGTATTTAGGATTTCTGAATAATAACCTTGATCATTCGCCTTATATCGCTACTTGCTTCCTGACATTTTTCTGTTTGATAAATCTTTTTGATTTAAGCCTCAGTGTGCTTTTTGCTGTTATTCTAACTATGCTTGCTTTAGTTGAGTTAATGATATATCAGTTCGGTGTTATTCCGTATTTTAATATTTCCAATCTTATAAAAAATAATTATGGAAGTGCAAATCTACTTTCTATCAGCAGGGCATTACCCTTTGCTATATGGATGTTTTTGGCAATAGAGGGCCTTTCCTTATTTACAAGTAAAGTTCGTCAAGACAATTTCAGGAAACATATTTCATTAGGATATTTTATGTCCTTCTGGACCTTACTTGTTTTAGCAGTTTTAATTCTTCTCCTGGCAGGGGCAGGAGTACGCTGGTCTGATGAATCCTGGTCTATTATAAGTAAAGATAGTCATCCCATGCCAGCTTCACTTTCAATGATTATCCCTCCCAATTCAGGATTAGTAAAGGTGTTTACATTTATAGGCTTGTTTGGTCTGATAGCTTCTCTTCAGGGCGTTTCACTTGCAGCAACCATGCAATTAGAACACTTTTTTAAAGGCACTTCACTTAAGGATAAACAAAAACGTCTTTTAGCAACAGTATTAATTTATTGTATTTGTCTGATAGCAGTTTGGGGAAGTCAGACTTCATTTCTTATTGAGTTATCAGTATTAGGAGCTGTGAGTATGTATTTCGCAATCAGTCTCAGCCTTTTAAGACTTCGGTCTCTCGGAGAAAGTAATTCTCAGTCAATTCTGGAAGGAAAGAGTGTTGAATCTAACCTAAATTATACTCATAATGATTTTAATAAAACAAAATCTACAATGTTTGCATTAATAGCTTTATTGATATCATTTGCTTGTATTATTATTTTAAGCTATAATCTACCTATTGCAGCAGGCTTATTTTTTATACTGATTATAATTTTTGGAATAAAATATTTTAATGCAAAAGTCAATAAAATTGAAGTTTAA
- a CDS encoding phospholipase A, with protein sequence MKYLIALLILVWELLIIPDNLSAQQLSKDSLNKLIDQAPSFTIYKENYLISGVPFNEKPTKYNSDIKFQISFKQRLTKTTLPFKTYLFLIYTQKTFWEVFRKSSPFGDSNYNPGFGLGKFLFKDNIQYALLSLSAEHESNGKDSIYSRSWNFISLNYMMFFKDKRIWIRTWYPFGYGDNASLLDYIGYGELNFYWNFRQQRLKLNIIARKGASTDLKGSIQVGLFYRLFKFSNQYLYLQIYEGYAENLLYYNVRTSKIRLGWAITPSKLIID encoded by the coding sequence GTGAAATATCTGATAGCATTGCTGATCTTGGTTTGGGAGTTGCTTATAATTCCCGATAATTTATCTGCACAGCAGCTATCCAAAGATTCTCTCAATAAACTTATAGATCAAGCGCCATCTTTCACAATTTATAAGGAGAATTATTTAATAAGTGGAGTACCGTTTAATGAGAAGCCGACTAAATATAATTCTGATATCAAGTTTCAAATAAGCTTTAAGCAAAGGCTTACCAAAACTACCCTTCCATTTAAAACCTATTTATTTCTTATTTATACTCAAAAGACTTTCTGGGAAGTATTTAGAAAATCAAGTCCTTTTGGGGACTCCAACTATAATCCTGGTTTCGGATTGGGCAAGTTTCTCTTCAAAGATAACATACAATATGCTTTGTTATCATTGTCTGCAGAACATGAATCAAATGGGAAAGATAGTATTTATTCCAGAAGCTGGAATTTTATTTCCTTAAATTATATGATGTTCTTTAAAGATAAAAGAATATGGATAAGAACATGGTATCCCTTTGGATACGGAGATAATGCAAGTCTTTTGGACTATATTGGTTATGGAGAATTAAATTTCTATTGGAATTTTAGACAGCAAAGATTAAAGCTTAATATAATAGCAAGGAAAGGTGCATCAACTGATTTAAAAGGTAGCATTCAGGTAGGTCTGTTTTACAGGCTATTTAAATTTTCTAATCAGTACTTATATCTTCAGATATATGAAGGATATGCAGAAAATCTTCTTTACTATAATGTGCGAACCAGTAAAATCAGGCTTGGGTGGGCAATCACTCCATCCAAGTTAATCATTGACTGA